ACATCGTGAAAATGGCTAAGTCGGCGCAAAGAAATTACGTAGGTGCTTTATTACCCGAAATACCCGTTAATACTTTACTGATATGGGGAGAAGATGACAAAATAGCGCCACCGGATGTTGCGCGCGAATTCCAGCGACTGCTGCCGGATGCCACGCTGGTGATGCTGACGCAGTGCGGACATGCCCCAATGATGGAAAAACCTGAGGAGTTCAATCAGGTGCTGGAAGAGTTTCTGAAAGGCATGAAGAATTGATCATTCTTCATGCCTTATTTTCAATGCTTAACTCTCAGCTTCCTATATCCTACCCAACCAACGATTCCTGCAATCACAAAAGGCCAGATGCTCACGAAGAAAAGCAGGATATTGCGCAGCACTTCCGCGCCCGTGCGCAGTGAAGTAGCCAGCTCCGTGCCAAATCCGGCACGACTCGCTCTGTCGGGGTTGAATAGTATCTGAACATCTGCTACCTGTGGTTGAAACAATTGTACGGTAAAGGTGGAATACGCCGCCTGGTCGAGTATGGAAAGGTTTTCCACCCGGCGATTCACAACTGCTGCATCCTGATTGTCTTTGTACTCGGCTACATCCACCGCAGTACCGTTTTTTGCAGGCACTACTTTTTCGTTGGCAGCGCTCTTCCCGCGCTGTTCATTTCTCAGTGCATTGGCCAGATATTTCATCGTTGCATCTTCATTCTTCTTTATGCGATGATCAATGAAAGCAGCCATAGCAGTGAGTGAATAAACAACTGAATCCAGCTTATCTTCCGGCACCCGCAATGTTAGGGTTGCTACCGGAGTATATAGCTGTACGCTCTTGATAGAGTCCACCGAATAAGGCAGACTGTAATGCGCCACAGATTCATTCTGCAGATTACTTTCTACTACCACACCATCCAGCCGGTTAACAAGCTGCTCTATGCTGGAGGTAGCGGCAAATACATTGCTGACACGACATCGCACGTCGGCCGATTTAATTCTTTTGCGGGAGCCGGAATTAAGACTGGTACTGATATCCTGTGCAAAGGCAGTGGAGTCTGCCGTGGATGCCATTGCTTTTACCAGATCAGATTCCTTCATATTGGAGCAGGCACAGAGTGCCAACAGGGGTATACCCAGGTAATAGAATGATAGGCGCATAACAGGAAATTTACCCTTTATACATTTACCGGAAAAAGGTAACCTTTCCAATTTGTTAAAATGCGGAACATGTAAAATTGGTGTATCTTTATTATCATTTACATTATGCCAGTACTTCCGCAAAAATACCAGACGAGAAAAGCAGCCATCACCGAAGCGTTCATCGCAGCCGTGAATAAACATATAGATCAGATCCTGACAGGCGAGGCAGACCGGATGTATCACATCCGGGATTTTGCGGCACTGATGTTTATTCATCCGGTGCATCTCAGTAATACGATTAAGTTACATACAGGTTATGCGCCCTGCTATTTTTTTGAGAACCGTGTGATGGAAGAAGCCAGGAAGATGTTGCAGGATCCCGGGCTGAGCATTGCATCCATCGCCGGGAAACTGACGTTCGATAATTCCAATTTCACTAAATTCTTCAAACGGTTCGAAGGTGTGACGCCTTCGCAATACAGGCAGCAGCTGTCAGAGGTAGCGTTGCAGGTAGATCGGTTTTAGAAAGTAATAATTATTCAACACCCTGTTATCAAACAGGTCGCCATCATCGAAATAAAATCCATTGGTGAACTCCGTCTTCGAATTCACCTGCACCTTCCCCGTCGTATGCTCCATAATAAAATACACCGGTATGATCACGTAATAGTGGCCGCTTTTACCGGTAAATTTATTCCATTTTATGTCCACTTCTTTCAGATGAAACAGGCGTGGTTTAAGATCACTGGCTACGTTCGTAGAGCAGTCGAGCTTAACGATAGCACCCTGCTCTATTTCTGCTTTCATTGAAAAAGCCAGACTCGCTGTACCGCCTCTCATCGGGGCCAGCGCAGAATCAATAAAACGGGTCAGTTGCTGATAGGTGTTATTAAAAAAAAGCGGTTGCTGAGCGCGGACAACAGTATTTGGAAATCCGGCTGTCATAATGAGGATAACAATATAGAAACAGTTAAATTTCATAGTGCCATTTTTTCACTTAACATGAAATAACGTTAACGCCTACTCTGTTTATACTATAAGTTACGATTTCTTTAGCCTAAAAAAACGAGTGCCGGAAAAAAACGTAAAGATTATTGAATGGCATCATATTGTATATAGCAGGGAAATGATATTTTATCCTGCCCGAAAAAAAAATTTGGTAGCTTGAATTTAAAGCCTACTTTTACATACCAAATGGTCGGTTTACAATGAATGATACGAGAGAGCATATACTGACTACTTCGTTGAAATTATTTCTCCAGAAGAATTTCAAAGAGGTAACCATGAAAGAGATAGTGACAGAAACGGGTATGTCGAAAGGCGCATTCTATCATTATTTCAGCAGTAAGGAACAGGTTTTTGAAGAAGTGATTAATTTCTTCTATGGAGATATGATGACGGTGAAATACGAACAGTTCTCCAAAGAATCGCTGCGTGATTTTTATATTGGCTACCTGGCGTATATGGATCGGAAAATGAAGGAAGCAAAATATGCAGTTGGGGCAGATGGCCAGAAGAGCTTTGTCAGCAACCATTACATGCTCATCTTCGATGCGATGAAGATATTGCCGAAATTCAGGGAAGAACATTTGATAAGGCAACGGGAGGAAATCAGGGCATGGACGGAGATCGTGAAAATCGCCAGGAAAAAAAACGAAATAAAAACTCAGATGACAGACGCCCAGGTAGCGAAGATGTTTGTATATGTCGGCGATGGACTGGGAGTTAACACCATCGTTTCCGGGTCGCTGGATCGTATACAGAAAGAACTGATACCGCTTTGGGAGGGATTGTATAAGATGCTTTCCGGAAGGGAATAGCCGGTAAAGATGTTTGTTAGTTTGCATCTGATATAATGGAATAGATATTTATGATGGGGATTATCCGGCGGCCATAAGCACGCCGTTTGCGTCTGATATAATGGAATGGATACGCCATTCCTTTTTTAAGACAGGTTCACATACCGAACGGTCGGAATTTAGATATTATTTATGAAGATTTTTTGCCCGTAGGAAAAACTCCCTGCCGGCCGGGGAGAGATTTGTCTTTTTATGCGCGGTTACATACCGAACGGTCGGAATTTAATCATCCCCCAATAACTATCGACAGAAACAAAACACCATAATATCCAATGCCATCAAACGAATAAACATCTCTTATGAAAAAGAAGCACATACGGCTATTCATTCTCTCCGCCGTCATCGCCATTGCAGCAGGCACCGGTGCCTACTTCATTATAAAGGACAGGGCCTACGCCAGTACCGATAACGCGCAGGTCGACGGTGACATCGTTGCCATCCGTTCCGGGGTCACCTCCTGGGTAGAAGCCATCCGGTTCAGTGATAACCAGCCGGTGAAAAAGGGAGATACCCTGGTAATACTCAATACGGTTGCATTAGCCGCTAAAGTACAACAGGCTGTTGCCTTACTGGAAAATGCAGCACAAAACCTCAACACTGCTGATCTGCGCGCCCTTGCCAGCAGCCGCAATGCCAATGCCTCGCTGCTGAACACGGTATCAGATCAGCAAACCATTGCTGCCGCAAAAGCGAACCTGGATAAAGCCAGCCACGACATGGATCGTTCCACCGCACTGCTCAGTATCAGGGCTACTACCCAACAACAGCAGGAAGCTGTAAAAACCGCATGGTTGCTGGCAAAAGCCGACTATGAAAAAGCCGTCAGCCGCGAAAAAAGTACGTCGACCACCTCAGCAGGACTGGAAATACAGGCCCGGGCAGAACACCGCCAGATTTCCGCGACCCAGGCACTCGTGCAGCAACGCCGCGCTGAACTGAAACTCGCTGAGGATGACCTGAGCCATGCCTGTGTACTCGCACCCTTCGATGGATTTGTCACTAAACGAAGCATTAAAGAAGGGCAATATGTAAGCGCCGGCCAAACGCTCTTTGCCCTCATCGATACCCGTAACATCTGGGTGACAGCTAATTTTAAGGAAACAGAACTCAGGAAGATAAAAACCGGGCAACCAGTCGAAATCACACTGGACGCCTATCCCGACACCCCGCTATCGGGCCGCGTAGCCTCGTTTTCCGGTGCTACCGGTGCAAAGTTCTCCCTGCTCCCACCTGACAATGCCACCGGTAATTTTATCAAAATCACGCAGCGATTTCCCATTCGGATCGCTATTGATAACATGGCTGCCTCTCGCATCAGTTCCCTGTTCCCGGGACTAAGCGCTTTTGTAAAGATCAACATCAGGTAATATGAATACTCCTGCACTCACCTACCCTACCGGCGCTGCCAGATGGATTTTGCTGGCCACCGCCGTTTCCTGCGCCATGCTTGAGCTGATTGACACAACCGTGGTAAAC
The genomic region above belongs to Chitinophaga sp. 180180018-3 and contains:
- a CDS encoding DUF4349 domain-containing protein: MRLSFYYLGIPLLALCACSNMKESDLVKAMASTADSTAFAQDISTSLNSGSRKRIKSADVRCRVSNVFAATSSIEQLVNRLDGVVVESNLQNESVAHYSLPYSVDSIKSVQLYTPVATLTLRVPEDKLDSVVYSLTAMAAFIDHRIKKNEDATMKYLANALRNEQRGKSAANEKVVPAKNGTAVDVAEYKDNQDAAVVNRRVENLSILDQAAYSTFTVQLFQPQVADVQILFNPDRASRAGFGTELATSLRTGAEVLRNILLFFVSIWPFVIAGIVGWVGYRKLRVKH
- a CDS encoding AraC family transcriptional regulator translates to MPVLPQKYQTRKAAITEAFIAAVNKHIDQILTGEADRMYHIRDFAALMFIHPVHLSNTIKLHTGYAPCYFFENRVMEEARKMLQDPGLSIASIAGKLTFDNSNFTKFFKRFEGVTPSQYRQQLSEVALQVDRF
- a CDS encoding TetR/AcrR family transcriptional regulator, giving the protein MNDTREHILTTSLKLFLQKNFKEVTMKEIVTETGMSKGAFYHYFSSKEQVFEEVINFFYGDMMTVKYEQFSKESLRDFYIGYLAYMDRKMKEAKYAVGADGQKSFVSNHYMLIFDAMKILPKFREEHLIRQREEIRAWTEIVKIARKKNEIKTQMTDAQVAKMFVYVGDGLGVNTIVSGSLDRIQKELIPLWEGLYKMLSGRE
- a CDS encoding HlyD family secretion protein, yielding MKKKHIRLFILSAVIAIAAGTGAYFIIKDRAYASTDNAQVDGDIVAIRSGVTSWVEAIRFSDNQPVKKGDTLVILNTVALAAKVQQAVALLENAAQNLNTADLRALASSRNANASLLNTVSDQQTIAAAKANLDKASHDMDRSTALLSIRATTQQQQEAVKTAWLLAKADYEKAVSREKSTSTTSAGLEIQARAEHRQISATQALVQQRRAELKLAEDDLSHACVLAPFDGFVTKRSIKEGQYVSAGQTLFALIDTRNIWVTANFKETELRKIKTGQPVEITLDAYPDTPLSGRVASFSGATGAKFSLLPPDNATGNFIKITQRFPIRIAIDNMAASRISSLFPGLSAFVKINIR